In bacterium, one DNA window encodes the following:
- a CDS encoding amidohydrolase family protein, with the protein MSKLKEKFLKSEKLEVELYDIHAHIGGYNRDYPVFDGESRKIIEEMDRLNIKKAIVMPLGVYGTEWFYQNEKLINDCKKYSERLVGFCLVNLNYPEKVIGKEITRCRDEGIRGIKLIASYQNCEDTDKKTEYVCEYANHYKMPILNHNWGNPDFLEKMVKKYQYIQYICGHFSFIWKDVVNNYENVWLCTCNYLGFGTVEKMVNEIRNDRICWGSDFSDLHFGFTLGPILLSSISDEIKIKIISENTKNLIERYCI; encoded by the coding sequence ATGAGTAAATTAAAAGAAAAATTTTTAAAAAGTGAAAAACTGGAAGTAGAACTTTATGATATACATGCTCATATTGGTGGATATAACAGGGACTATCCTGTTTTTGATGGAGAAAGTAGAAAAATAATAGAGGAGATGGATAGATTGAATATAAAAAAAGCGATTGTTATGCCTTTAGGAGTGTATGGAACTGAATGGTTTTATCAGAATGAAAAACTTATAAATGATTGTAAAAAATATTCTGAAAGATTGGTTGGATTTTGTCTTGTCAATCTGAATTATCCTGAAAAAGTAATAGGGAAGGAAATAACAAGATGTAGAGATGAAGGAATAAGAGGAATAAAGTTGATAGCAAGTTACCAGAATTGCGAGGATACAGATAAAAAAACAGAATATGTCTGTGAATATGCAAATCATTATAAAATGCCAATTTTAAATCATAACTGGGGAAATCCTGATTTTCTTGAAAAAATGGTAAAAAAATATCAGTATATTCAGTATATATGCGGGCATTTTAGTTTTATATGGAAGGATGTTGTTAATAATTATGAAAATGTATGGTTATGCACCTGTAATTATCTTGGATTTGGAACTGTTGAAAAAATGGTAAATGAAATAAGGAATGACAGAATCTGCTGGGGTTCTGATTTTTCTGACTTACATTTTGGTTTTACTCTCGGTCCGATTTTGCTTTCTTCAATAAGTGATGAAATTAAAATAAAAATAATTTCTGAAAATACAAAAAACCTTATAGAAAGATACTGCATTTAA
- a CDS encoding glycoside hydrolase family 127 protein, producing MGKSIIEVVKKKNVKCSPVDIEDVKVDGFWKYVMERNREISIPNLYKLFVQYKTVENFEIEAGLKKGEKTDRLATDSDLYKWIEGVSWDLQNKWDEKRVKHLDKLIEIIKKAQKKSGYLNTATYIKKEFENLYSHHELYCGGHLIQSGIAHYRSTGKENLLNIAIKWADYICKKFGKGKIEKTDGHPEVEMALVELYRTTKEEKYLKQAKFFLEIENPYYSGLPNIPFLKFSELTGHAVRMMYLCSGATDYYIETGDKRYLKVLENLWKNLVLRKIYITGGIGSRYEGEAIGVPYELPNLRAYCESCASIALMMWTFRMFLIKGECEYFDIFETTLYNSFLASISFDGKKYFYVNPLSSIGNHERKEWYRTTCCPPNIQRFISSLPGCFYSISEDGVYVNLYDTSTANLKLNTGKRIKIEQRTGYPWKNKVLISVNSEAIFNLYLRIPKWSDKTEVKIGEKIYNVENGKYFKIEAKDKTKIEINFDIRGEFYSGNPNIESVRNCFAIKRGPLVYCLESIDNPDINLFNTLLWEQELKENYEEIFGGIITLNGEILTSDEELPLYEKNKKIKINYKKKRFKAIPYYLWANRGRSQMNVWFLKK from the coding sequence ATGGGGAAAAGTATAATTGAAGTTGTTAAAAAGAAAAATGTAAAGTGTTCGCCTGTGGATATAGAAGATGTTAAAGTTGATGGATTCTGGAAATATGTGATGGAAAGAAACAGGGAAATAAGTATACCTAATCTTTATAAACTTTTTGTTCAATATAAGACAGTAGAAAATTTTGAAATTGAAGCAGGATTAAAAAAAGGAGAAAAAACAGACCGGCTTGCAACTGACTCTGATTTATATAAGTGGATTGAAGGAGTTAGTTGGGATTTGCAGAATAAATGGGATGAAAAAAGAGTAAAACATCTTGATAAATTGATTGAAATAATAAAAAAGGCACAGAAAAAGTCAGGATATTTAAATACCGCTACTTATATTAAAAAAGAGTTTGAGAATTTATATTCACATCATGAACTTTATTGTGGAGGACATTTAATTCAGTCAGGCATAGCACATTACAGGTCTACTGGAAAAGAAAATCTTTTAAATATTGCTATTAAGTGGGCTGATTATATATGTAAAAAATTTGGTAAAGGAAAAATAGAAAAAACAGATGGACATCCTGAAGTTGAAATGGCTCTTGTTGAACTTTACAGAACTACTAAAGAAGAAAAATATTTAAAACAGGCAAAATTTTTCCTTGAGATTGAAAATCCTTACTATTCTGGTCTTCCAAACATTCCATTTTTAAAGTTTTCAGAACTCACAGGCCATGCTGTAAGGATGATGTATTTATGTTCTGGTGCTACTGATTATTATATTGAAACAGGAGATAAAAGATATTTGAAAGTTCTTGAAAATTTATGGAAAAACCTTGTTTTAAGAAAAATTTATATTACAGGTGGAATTGGTTCAAGATATGAGGGAGAGGCGATTGGAGTACCTTATGAACTTCCGAATTTAAGAGCATACTGTGAGAGTTGTGCATCTATTGCTTTAATGATGTGGACTTTCAGAATGTTTTTAATAAAAGGAGAATGTGAATACTTTGATATTTTTGAGACAACACTTTATAATTCATTTCTTGCTTCAATTTCTTTTGATGGTAAAAAATATTTCTATGTCAATCCTTTATCCTCAATAGGTAATCATGAAAGAAAAGAATGGTATAGAACAACATGCTGTCCTCCAAATATACAGAGATTTATTTCATCTTTGCCGGGTTGTTTTTATTCAATAAGTGAGGATGGAGTTTATGTTAATCTTTATGATACCTCAACTGCAAACTTAAAATTAAATACAGGAAAAAGAATTAAAATTGAGCAGAGAACAGGATATCCATGGAAAAATAAAGTTTTGATTTCTGTTAATTCTGAGGCGATTTTTAATTTATATTTAAGAATTCCAAAATGGAGTGATAAGACAGAAGTAAAAATTGGAGAAAAAATTTATAATGTGGAAAATGGAAAATATTTTAAAATAGAAGCGAAGGATAAAACTAAAATAGAGATAAATTTTGATATTAGAGGTGAGTTTTATTCAGGTAATCCAAATATAGAAAGTGTGAGAAATTGTTTTGCAATAAAAAGAGGTCCCCTTGTTTACTGTCTTGAAAGTATAGATAATCCAGATATAAATCTTTTCAATACTTTATTGTGGGAACAGGAATTGAAGGAAAATTACGAGGAAATTTTTGGGGGAATTATAACTTTAAATGGAGAAATTTTAACAAGTGATGAAGAATTACCTTTATACGAAAAAAATAAGAAAATTAAAATAAACTATAAAAAGAAAAGATTTAAGGCAATTCCTTATTATTTATGGGCAAACAGAGGTAGAAGTCAAATGAATGTCTGGTTTCTGAAAAAATAA
- a CDS encoding FtsX-like permease family protein, whose amino-acid sequence MEKKIEKQLSLPFKNALQMSLRNFKIRFGRAIIVTMSILLGIAFFMSVMASNVFTMALIEKGPENIRTLLVENLAELKVRQTWLVTLSLLVCTVGIINSMLMAVTERSREIGTMKCLGALDRFVMELFLLEAMIHGIGGSIIGSFLGILIMTLVYVIQYKKIILSIFPFLPLLKYVGISIILGTGLAIIGAIYPAIVSARMEPAEAIRREV is encoded by the coding sequence ATGGAAAAAAAGATAGAAAAACAATTGAGTTTACCTTTTAAAAATGCTCTTCAGATGAGTTTAAGAAATTTTAAAATAAGATTTGGAAGGGCAATAATTGTAACAATGTCAATTTTACTCGGTATTGCTTTTTTTATGTCTGTTATGGCTTCAAATGTTTTTACCATGGCTTTAATAGAAAAGGGTCCTGAAAATATAAGAACTTTGCTTGTTGAAAATCTTGCAGAACTGAAAGTAAGACAGACATGGCTGGTAACTCTTTCTCTTCTTGTATGTACTGTTGGTATTATAAATTCAATGCTTATGGCTGTCACTGAAAGATCAAGAGAAATAGGAACAATGAAATGTCTTGGAGCACTTGACAGATTTGTTATGGAATTGTTTTTACTTGAAGCAATGATTCACGGTATCGGTGGTTCAATTATCGGTAGTTTTCTGGGTATTTTAATTATGACTCTTGTTTATGTAATCCAGTACAAAAAAATAATTCTATCAATTTTTCCATTTTTACCACTTTTAAAATATGTTGGTATTTCAATAATCCTTGGAACAGGACTTGCTATAATTGGAGCAATTTATCCAGCAATTGTTTCAGCAAGAATGGAACCAGCCGAAGCAATTAGAAGAGAAGTTTAA
- a CDS encoding ABC transporter ATP-binding protein gives MPREVIVRTIELKKTYMLGKIPLHVLKGIDLEILKGEYISIMGPSGSGKTTLFNMIGGLDKPSEGKVYIDEVDIAQLDAYELAWLRCRKIGYIFQTFNLIPVMSALENVMLPMIFAGMTTDDAREKAKSLLELVGLGERLHHKPFELSGGQQQRVAIARALANDPAIILADEPTGNLDLKTGKEIINLLRQMNKEKQVSIITATHDLKMLDVSDRVIWIRDGMIERIEDRENLDIRVGHVEGEEAG, from the coding sequence ATGCCAAGAGAAGTAATAGTAAGAACGATTGAGTTAAAGAAAACATATATGCTTGGGAAAATACCATTACATGTTCTTAAAGGGATTGACCTTGAAATTTTAAAGGGAGAGTATATTTCTATTATGGGACCATCCGGGAGCGGGAAAACAACTTTATTTAATATGATAGGAGGACTTGATAAACCATCGGAAGGTAAGGTTTATATTGATGAAGTTGATATTGCACAACTTGATGCTTATGAACTTGCATGGCTCAGATGCAGAAAAATTGGATATATTTTTCAAACATTCAATTTAATTCCTGTTATGAGTGCACTTGAAAATGTCATGCTTCCGATGATTTTTGCTGGAATGACCACAGATGATGCAAGGGAAAAGGCAAAATCATTACTTGAATTGGTAGGATTAGGAGAAAGATTGCATCATAAACCATTTGAACTTTCTGGAGGACAACAGCAGAGAGTAGCAATAGCAAGAGCCCTTGCAAATGACCCTGCAATTATTCTTGCAGATGAGCCAACAGGAAACCTTGATTTAAAAACTGGAAAGGAAATAATAAATCTTTTAAGACAGATGAATAAGGAAAAACAGGTAAGTATTATTACGGCAACCCATGATTTAAAAATGCTTGATGTTTCAGACAGGGTTATATGGATAAGGGATGGAATGATTGAAAGGATTGAAGACAGAGAAAACCTTGATATAAGAGTGGGTCATGTAGAAGGAGAGGAAGCCGGTTAA
- a CDS encoding NAD(P)-binding domain-containing protein: MKLGIIGFGNMGSAIISGILEKKVIKKEKIFVFDVDKEKIKDIPANVVENNKEIVENSDLIIIAVKPKDAENVLCEIKNYLNSEKILISIMAGIKIKRIEEI; the protein is encoded by the coding sequence TTGAAATTAGGAATAATTGGATTTGGAAATATGGGTTCTGCTATTATTAGTGGTATTCTTGAAAAAAAAGTTATAAAAAAAGAAAAGATTTTTGTTTTTGATGTAGATAAAGAGAAAATAAAAGATATCCCTGCAAATGTAGTTGAAAATAATAAAGAAATTGTGGAAAATTCAGATTTGATAATAATAGCAGTAAAGCCAAAAGATGCTGAAAATGTTCTTTGTGAAATAAAAAACTATCTGAATTCAGAAAAGATACTCATTTCAATAATGGCAGGGATTAAAATAAAAAGAATAGAAGAAATT
- a CDS encoding pyrroline-5-carboxylate reductase dimerization domain-containing protein: IINKKIPIIRTMPNLNVKVKSGIIVYCSNKYGKKYEDIVKKIFAPCGIVLKMPENKFDTITAISGSGPGFLFYIAEEFKKICIEKGISSKILKDLISYLFYGTGKMLVDTKIEPGKLKEMVSSPGGTTIAGLSIFEKRKFGDILREVIDAAEKRSKELSSN; encoded by the coding sequence AATTATCAATAAGAAAATACCGATTATAAGAACAATGCCAAATTTAAATGTAAAAGTAAAATCAGGGATAATAGTTTATTGCTCAAATAAATACGGTAAAAAATATGAAGATATTGTTAAAAAAATTTTTGCTCCGTGTGGAATTGTGTTAAAAATGCCAGAAAATAAATTTGATACAATAACAGCAATAAGTGGTAGTGGTCCTGGGTTTTTGTTTTATATAGCAGAGGAATTTAAAAAGATATGTATTGAAAAAGGTATTTCTTCAAAAATCTTAAAAGATTTAATCTCCTATCTTTTTTATGGAACAGGGAAGATGCTTGTTGATACAAAAATAGAGCCGGGTAAATTGAAAGAAATGGTATCATCTCCTGGTGGGACAACTATAGCGGGTTTAAGTATTTTCGAAAAAAGAAAATTTGGTGATATTCTTAGAGAAGTAATAGATGCGGCAGAAAAAAGAAGTAAAGAATTATCCAGTAATTAG
- the ilvB gene encoding biosynthetic-type acetolactate synthase large subunit: protein MKGAQIFVECLKREKVEVIFGYPGGAVLPLCDVLYDSGIRFILTRHEQGAAHAADGFARSSGKVGVCLATSGPGATNLVTGIATAYMDSVPIVAITGQVATHLIGNDAFQEVDITGITRPITKHNYLIKDINEIPKVVREAFYIAKTGRPGPVLIDFPVDIQRKEGDFYWPEKIEMRSYKPVYEGHPLQIKKAWELIKNSKRPVLIAGGGVIISNASDELKKFVEKTNVPVAFTLLGLGSLDVEWEYSLGMPGMHGTKYANYAIVESDLLISVGCRFDDRVTGKIDEFAPHAKIIHIDIDPSAISKNVEVDVPIVGDAKHVLKKLNEMAEKLDIDEWLKKIKEWKEMYPLKYERNGLKPQYIIEKISEYTKGDAIICTEVGQNQMWTAQYYKFKKPRTLITSGGLGTMGYGFPASIGVKVANPDKIVIDIAGDGSIQMNIQELATAVYNKIPVKVFILNNCYLGMVRQWQQLFYNRRYAFTCLEGGQPDFVKLAESYGAIGYRVTTEEEFNKILPEVMEINDKVIFVDCRVEPEENVFPMVPAGASLKQILDGLA, encoded by the coding sequence ATGAAAGGAGCACAGATTTTTGTTGAATGTTTAAAGAGAGAAAAAGTTGAAGTTATTTTTGGTTATCCGGGTGGCGCAGTTTTACCTTTGTGTGATGTTTTGTATGATAGTGGAATAAGATTTATTTTAACAAGACATGAACAGGGTGCTGCACATGCTGCTGATGGGTTTGCCCGTTCTTCTGGAAAGGTCGGTGTTTGTCTTGCCACAAGTGGACCCGGTGCAACAAATCTTGTAACAGGAATTGCCACTGCTTATATGGACTCTGTTCCAATAGTTGCAATTACAGGACAGGTAGCAACTCATTTAATCGGTAATGATGCTTTTCAGGAAGTAGATATAACAGGGATTACAAGACCCATAACAAAACATAACTACTTAATAAAAGATATAAATGAAATTCCAAAAGTTGTAAGAGAAGCTTTTTATATTGCAAAAACTGGGCGACCCGGTCCTGTTTTAATTGATTTTCCTGTTGATATTCAGAGAAAAGAAGGTGATTTTTACTGGCCTGAAAAGATAGAAATGAGAAGTTATAAACCTGTATATGAAGGGCATCCATTACAGATAAAAAAAGCATGGGAACTGATAAAAAATTCAAAAAGACCTGTTTTAATTGCAGGAGGAGGAGTTATAATTTCAAATGCAAGTGATGAACTGAAAAAATTTGTTGAAAAAACAAATGTTCCTGTTGCATTTACATTACTTGGTCTTGGTTCTCTTGATGTAGAGTGGGAATATTCTCTTGGTATGCCTGGAATGCATGGTACAAAATATGCAAACTATGCAATTGTTGAGTCAGACCTTTTAATTTCAGTTGGATGCAGATTTGATGATAGAGTTACTGGAAAGATTGATGAATTTGCTCCACACGCAAAAATAATTCATATAGATATAGACCCTTCTGCAATAAGTAAAAATGTTGAGGTTGATGTTCCAATAGTTGGAGATGCAAAACATGTATTAAAAAAATTAAATGAAATGGCTGAAAAACTTGATATAGATGAATGGCTTAAAAAAATAAAAGAGTGGAAGGAAATGTATCCTTTGAAATATGAAAGAAATGGTTTAAAGCCACAGTATATAATAGAAAAGATTTCTGAATATACAAAAGGAGATGCAATAATATGTACAGAAGTCGGACAGAATCAAATGTGGACAGCCCAGTATTATAAATTTAAAAAACCAAGAACTTTAATAACTTCCGGTGGACTTGGAACTATGGGATATGGTTTTCCTGCTTCAATTGGAGTGAAAGTTGCAAATCCAGATAAAATTGTTATAGATATTGCTGGAGATGGAAGTATTCAGATGAATATTCAGGAACTTGCAACTGCTGTTTACAATAAAATTCCTGTTAAAGTTTTCATTTTGAATAACTGTTATCTTGGAATGGTAAGACAGTGGCAGCAACTTTTTTACAATAGAAGATATGCTTTTACCTGTCTTGAAGGAGGCCAACCTGACTTTGTTAAACTTGCTGAAAGTTATGGAGCAATTGGATATAGGGTAACTACAGAAGAAGAATTTAACAAGATTTTACCAGAAGTTATGGAAATAAATGATAAGGTTATTTTTGTTGATTGTAGAGTTGAGCCAGAAGAGAATGTATTTCCAATGGTTCCTGCTGGTGCTTCTTTAAAACAGATTCTTGATGGACTTGCATAA
- the ilvN gene encoding acetolactate synthase small subunit, which translates to MESHIISVTVENRFGVLARIAGLFSARGYNIDSLCVAETEDPSISRMTIVVKGDEKILEQIYKQLNKLIDVIKVQDLTKEDHIERELALIKVNTSNFNERQEVMQLTNIFRAKIVDVGKKTLTIEISGSGSKIRAMLDLLKGFGVKEIIRTGKIAITREFK; encoded by the coding sequence ATAGAATCGCACATAATTTCAGTTACAGTTGAAAACAGATTTGGAGTTCTTGCGAGAATTGCGGGCCTTTTTTCAGCAAGGGGTTATAATATTGATAGTTTGTGTGTTGCAGAAACAGAAGACCCTTCTATTTCACGGATGACAATTGTTGTGAAAGGTGATGAGAAAATTTTAGAACAGATTTATAAACAACTTAATAAACTCATTGATGTTATAAAAGTTCAGGATTTAACGAAGGAAGACCATATAGAAAGAGAACTTGCTTTAATAAAAGTAAATACTTCTAATTTCAATGAAAGACAGGAAGTAATGCAACTCACAAATATTTTCAGGGCGAAAATTGTAGATGTTGGTAAAAAAACATTAACTATTGAAATATCAGGAAGTGGTTCAAAAATAAGAGCAATGCTTGATTTACTTAAAGGTTTTGGAGTTAAAGAAATAATAAGAACAGGGAAAATAGCAATTACCAGAGAATTTAAATAA
- the ilvC gene encoding ketol-acid reductoisomerase, whose amino-acid sequence MAKIYYDKDADLKFLKDKVVGIIGYGSQGRAHALNLRDSGLNVIVSELEGTPNYEKAKKEGFEPISADQLTKKADVIMILVQDNVQPFVYKSQIAPNLSKGKYIGFAHGFSIHYSQIVPPKDVNVFMVAPKGPGDLVRDQFTKGQGVPCLVAVYQDSSGDTLNIGLAYAKGIGGTRCGVVETTFKEETETDLFGEQVILCGGATALIKAAFEILVENGYQPEVAYYETCHELKLIVDLIIERGIQGMRQVISDTAEYGDMTRGPRVINESVREEMKKILKEIQTGEFAREWILENSVGRPVFNALRRQSEEHLIEKVGKKMRDMMPWLKK is encoded by the coding sequence ATGGCGAAAATTTATTATGATAAAGATGCTGATTTAAAGTTTTTGAAAGATAAAGTTGTTGGAATTATTGGATATGGAAGTCAGGGAAGAGCACATGCATTAAATTTGAGAGATAGTGGATTAAATGTTATTGTGAGTGAACTTGAAGGAACTCCAAATTATGAAAAGGCAAAAAAAGAAGGATTTGAACCAATTTCTGCAGACCAGTTAACCAAAAAAGCAGATGTTATTATGATTTTGGTTCAGGATAATGTTCAGCCATTCGTATATAAATCTCAAATTGCTCCAAATTTAAGTAAGGGGAAATATATTGGTTTTGCACATGGTTTTTCAATTCATTACAGTCAGATAGTTCCTCCAAAAGATGTAAATGTTTTTATGGTTGCACCAAAAGGACCTGGAGACCTTGTAAGAGACCAGTTTACAAAAGGTCAGGGTGTTCCATGTCTTGTTGCTGTTTATCAAGATTCAAGCGGAGATACCTTAAATATAGGACTTGCTTATGCAAAAGGAATTGGAGGAACAAGATGTGGAGTTGTTGAGACAACATTTAAAGAAGAAACAGAAACAGACCTTTTTGGTGAACAGGTGATACTATGTGGTGGAGCAACTGCATTAATTAAAGCAGCATTTGAAATTCTCGTAGAAAATGGTTATCAGCCAGAAGTTGCTTATTATGAAACATGCCATGAACTTAAACTTATTGTTGATTTGATAATTGAAAGAGGAATACAGGGAATGAGACAGGTTATAAGTGATACAGCAGAATATGGAGATATGACAAGAGGACCAAGAGTTATAAATGAGAGTGTAAGAGAGGAAATGAAAAAAATATTAAAAGAAATACAGACAGGAGAATTTGCAAGAGAATGGATACTTGAAAACAGTGTTGGAAGACCTGTATTTAATGCTTTAAGAAGACAATCAGAAGAACATTTAATAGAAAAAGTTGGAAAGAAAATGAGAGATATGATGCCCTGGCTTAAGAAATAA
- the thpR gene encoding RNA 2',3'-cyclic phosphodiesterase, which yields MRTFIGIDLPDDIKENLKEVVDRLKKIREAKPVKIENLHITLKFLGEVEEKDIEEIKKKLEICANKFKSFGVEIKGIGVFPSEKRIRVLWIGAEDEGYLKKLNNEIEEEMSELGFEKEKEFVSHITVARFKSVPNLNFIREISEKYNNFLFGKFRVESFNLYESKLLPEGPIYKVVAKFQLPQ from the coding sequence ATGAGGACTTTTATAGGGATTGATTTGCCTGATGATATAAAAGAAAATTTAAAAGAAGTTGTTGATAGATTAAAAAAAATAAGAGAAGCAAAACCAGTTAAAATTGAAAATCTGCATATAACTTTGAAATTTCTTGGAGAAGTAGAAGAAAAGGATATTGAAGAAATAAAGAAAAAACTTGAAATATGTGCAAATAAATTTAAAAGTTTTGGTGTTGAAATAAAGGGGATTGGGGTATTCCCTTCAGAAAAACGTATAAGGGTTCTCTGGATAGGTGCAGAAGATGAAGGATACCTGAAGAAACTGAATAATGAGATAGAAGAAGAAATGAGTGAACTTGGTTTTGAAAAAGAAAAGGAATTTGTTTCACATATAACAGTTGCAAGATTCAAAAGTGTTCCAAATTTAAATTTTATAAGAGAAATTTCTGAAAAATATAACAATTTTTTATTTGGGAAGTTTAGGGTTGAAAGTTTTAATTTATATGAAAGTAAATTATTACCGGAAGGACCTATTTATAAAGTAGTTGCTAAATTTCAACTGCCTCAATGA
- the recA gene encoding recombinase RecA, protein MDKEKALEMTISQIEKEFGKGSIMRLGEKRLIEVEVIPTGAISLDIALGVGGIPRGRVTEIFGQESSGKTTLALEILAQAQKQGGTVAFIDAEHALDPNYAKALGVNIEDMLVSQPDTGEQALEIAEALIRSNAIDVVVIDSVAALVPRAELEGEMGDSVMGLQARLMSQALRKLTGYISKSKTAAIFINQVREKIGVFFGNPETTPGGRALKFYASIRMEVRRIDSIKRGNDIVGSRIKVKIVKNKVAPPFKETELDIYYGQGVNKESSLIEAALNYGILEKKGSYFSYEGKTLGQGIDNIIENLKKNPALYKEIEKKIKEKVGLIKTEIKTEKKEGKDDERS, encoded by the coding sequence ATGGATAAGGAAAAAGCACTTGAAATGACAATATCTCAGATAGAAAAGGAGTTTGGTAAGGGTTCAATAATGAGACTCGGAGAAAAAAGATTGATTGAGGTTGAAGTTATCCCAACAGGAGCTATTTCTCTTGATATTGCTCTTGGAGTTGGAGGAATTCCAAGAGGTAGAGTAACAGAAATTTTTGGACAGGAATCAAGTGGAAAGACAACCCTTGCTCTTGAAATTCTTGCTCAGGCACAGAAACAGGGAGGTACTGTTGCATTTATTGATGCTGAACATGCGCTTGACCCCAATTATGCAAAAGCACTCGGCGTAAATATAGAGGATATGCTTGTAAGTCAACCAGATACAGGTGAACAGGCACTTGAAATAGCAGAAGCACTTATAAGGAGTAATGCTATTGATGTTGTTGTTATTGATTCAGTTGCAGCACTTGTTCCAAGAGCAGAACTCGAAGGAGAAATGGGAGATAGTGTTATGGGACTTCAGGCACGACTTATGTCTCAGGCATTAAGGAAACTAACCGGATATATAAGTAAGTCAAAAACAGCAGCAATTTTTATAAATCAGGTCAGGGAAAAAATAGGTGTGTTTTTTGGTAATCCAGAGACAACCCCTGGTGGAAGGGCTTTAAAGTTTTATGCATCAATTCGTATGGAAGTAAGAAGAATTGACAGTATAAAAAGAGGGAATGATATAGTAGGCAGTAGAATAAAGGTTAAAATAGTTAAAAATAAAGTTGCTCCACCATTTAAAGAAACAGAACTTGATATTTATTATGGTCAGGGAGTAAACAAGGAATCATCTTTAATTGAGGCAGCACTGAATTATGGAATTTTGGAAAAGAAAGGAAGTTATTTTTCATACGAAGGAAAAACTCTTGGGCAGGGTATAGATAATATAATTGAAAACTTAAAGAAAAATCCTGCTCTTTACAAAGAAATAGAGAAAAAAATTAAGGAAAAAGTAGGACTTATAAAAACAGAAATAAAAACAGAAAAAAAGGAGGGAAAAGATGATGAAAGAAGTTAA